In Mongoliitalea daihaiensis, one DNA window encodes the following:
- a CDS encoding type II toxin-antitoxin system VapC family toxin: MKAVLIDSDVILDALSNRQPFAKDSIQILTLCETKQIHGYITPVILSNLYYLLRKIGVSNSLILENFRNLLTNILFDVVPMDKKSIMTAIDSEFNDLEDALQNFSAENHADISVIITRNTRDFKRSNLSIMTPKEFLGTVRAKQ; this comes from the coding sequence ATGAAAGCTGTTTTAATTGACTCTGACGTAATTCTAGACGCTTTATCCAATAGACAACCTTTTGCTAAAGACTCCATCCAAATCCTCACGCTGTGTGAAACAAAACAAATTCACGGCTACATCACTCCAGTCATTCTAAGTAATCTTTACTACTTGTTGAGGAAAATTGGCGTGTCAAATAGCCTGATTCTTGAAAATTTCAGAAATCTTTTAACCAATATTTTATTTGATGTGGTACCTATGGATAAAAAGTCTATTATGACTGCTATAGATTCCGAGTTCAATGATTTGGAAGATGCTCTACAAAATTTTTCAGCAGAAAATCATGCTGACATTTCGGTGATAATCACTAGGAATACAAGAGATTTTAAAAGAAGTAATCTCTCTATTATGACTCCCAAAGAGTTTTTAGGAACAGTGAGGGCGAAACAGTAA